One Etheostoma spectabile isolate EspeVRDwgs_2016 chromosome 12, UIUC_Espe_1.0, whole genome shotgun sequence genomic window carries:
- the LOC116699194 gene encoding alpha/beta hydrolase domain-containing protein 17A isoform X1, with protein sequence MNGLSIRELCCLFCCPPCPSRIAAKLAFLPPEPTYALLPDTDPSSGAGAASGSSSGAAQPSLGAPGLRSRQGTSSGSDRGGGGGAGGGGGGGGGGGGGGGAGAAAAAVAGGAGGSGWSEGRWKLHLTERAEFQYSQRELDVTDVFLTRSSRGNRVGCMYIRCAPNARFTVLFSHGNAVDLGQMSSFYIGLGTRINCNIFSYDYSGYGVSTGKPSEKNLYADIDAAWHALRSRYGISPENIILYGQSIGTVPTVDLASRFECAAVVLHSPLTSGMRVAFPDTKKTYCFDAFPNIEKVSKIPSPVLIIHGTEDEVIDFSHGLALFERCPKAVEPLWVEGAGHNDIELYSQYLERLRRFINQDLAAQHA encoded by the exons ATGAACGGTCTGTCCATACGAGAGCTATGCTGTCTGTTCTGCTGCCCCCCTTGCCCCAGCCGCATTGCAGCCAAACTGGCTTTCCTCCCTCCAGAGCCCACCTACGCCCTTCTCCCTGACACAGATCCAAGCTCTGGAGCTGGAGCTGCTTCTGGGTCCAGCTCCGGGGCTGCTCAGCCTTCTCTTGGAGCCCCAGGACTCCGTTCCCGGCAGGGCACTAGTAGTGGAAGTGACAGAGGAGGCGGAGGTGGTGCtggaggtggggggggtggtggtggaggaggaggaggtggtggtggtgcaggagcagcagcagcagcagtagcaggaGGAGCAGGTGGCAGTGGTTGGAGTGAGGGCAGGTGGAAGCTTCATCTCACAGAGAGAGCAGAGTTCCAGTATTCACAGAGAGAGCTGGATGTGACGGATGTATTCTTGACCAGATCTAGCCGAGGGAACAGGGTGGGGTGCATGTACATCCGCTGTGCCCCCAATGCTAG GTTTACAGTGTTGTTTTCCCATGGCAATGCAGTAGACCTGGGCCAGATGAGCAGCTTCTACATCGGCTTAGGCACACGCATCAACTGCAACATCTTTTCCTATGATTACTCCGGCTACGGTGTTAGCACTGGCAAGCCCTCTGAGAAGAACCTATACGCGGACATTGATGCTGCCTGGCACGCCCTGCGTTCTCG GTATGGCATCAGCCCTGAGAATATCATCCTGTATGGACAGAGCATCGGCACGGTGCCCACAGTAGACTTGGCATCCCGGTTTGAGTGTGCTGCTGTGGTCCTCCACTCACCTCTCACCTCTGGCATGAGAGTGGCTTTCCCCGACACCAAGAAAACCTACTGCTTTGATGCATTCCCTAA CATAGAGAAAGTGTCAAAGATCCCATCTCCAGTGCTGATCATCCACGGTACGGAGGACGAGGTGATCGACTTCTCCCACGGCCTCGCCCTGTTTGAGCGCTGTCCCAAGGCGGTGGAGCCCCTCTGGGTGGAGGGGGCCGGTCACAACGACATTGAGCTTTACAGTCAGTACCTGGAGAGGCTACGGCGCTTCATCAACCAGGACCTTGCTGCACAGCATGCCTGA
- the LOC116699194 gene encoding alpha/beta hydrolase domain-containing protein 17A isoform X2, whose amino-acid sequence MNGLSIRELCCLFCCPPCPSRIAAKLAFLPPEPTYALLPDTDPSSGAGAASGSSSGAAQPSLGAPGLRSRQGTSSGSDRGGGGGAGGGGGGGGGGGGGGGAGAAAAAVAGGAGGSGWSEGRWKLHLTERAEFQYSQRELDVTDVFLTRSSRGNRVGCMYIRCAPNARYGISPENIILYGQSIGTVPTVDLASRFECAAVVLHSPLTSGMRVAFPDTKKTYCFDAFPNIEKVSKIPSPVLIIHGTEDEVIDFSHGLALFERCPKAVEPLWVEGAGHNDIELYSQYLERLRRFINQDLAAQHA is encoded by the exons ATGAACGGTCTGTCCATACGAGAGCTATGCTGTCTGTTCTGCTGCCCCCCTTGCCCCAGCCGCATTGCAGCCAAACTGGCTTTCCTCCCTCCAGAGCCCACCTACGCCCTTCTCCCTGACACAGATCCAAGCTCTGGAGCTGGAGCTGCTTCTGGGTCCAGCTCCGGGGCTGCTCAGCCTTCTCTTGGAGCCCCAGGACTCCGTTCCCGGCAGGGCACTAGTAGTGGAAGTGACAGAGGAGGCGGAGGTGGTGCtggaggtggggggggtggtggtggaggaggaggaggtggtggtggtgcaggagcagcagcagcagcagtagcaggaGGAGCAGGTGGCAGTGGTTGGAGTGAGGGCAGGTGGAAGCTTCATCTCACAGAGAGAGCAGAGTTCCAGTATTCACAGAGAGAGCTGGATGTGACGGATGTATTCTTGACCAGATCTAGCCGAGGGAACAGGGTGGGGTGCATGTACATCCGCTGTGCCCCCAATGCTAG GTATGGCATCAGCCCTGAGAATATCATCCTGTATGGACAGAGCATCGGCACGGTGCCCACAGTAGACTTGGCATCCCGGTTTGAGTGTGCTGCTGTGGTCCTCCACTCACCTCTCACCTCTGGCATGAGAGTGGCTTTCCCCGACACCAAGAAAACCTACTGCTTTGATGCATTCCCTAA CATAGAGAAAGTGTCAAAGATCCCATCTCCAGTGCTGATCATCCACGGTACGGAGGACGAGGTGATCGACTTCTCCCACGGCCTCGCCCTGTTTGAGCGCTGTCCCAAGGCGGTGGAGCCCCTCTGGGTGGAGGGGGCCGGTCACAACGACATTGAGCTTTACAGTCAGTACCTGGAGAGGCTACGGCGCTTCATCAACCAGGACCTTGCTGCACAGCATGCCTGA